Proteins encoded in a region of the Paramagnetospirillum magneticum AMB-1 genome:
- a CDS encoding bacteriohemerythrin, translating into MEWHEMMSVGVAEFDEDHKRVIVLLTEIHEALDLRQVGRASELAAELLKLATAHTEREEVFLRRIGFPDVELVTNPQKESLTRITELVCQFDQNTVAADDAILEMRLSFIDYLLSADINYKSYVKSKGLSDC; encoded by the coding sequence ATGGAATGGCATGAGATGATGAGCGTGGGCGTGGCCGAGTTCGACGAGGACCACAAGCGGGTGATCGTACTGCTCACGGAAATCCACGAGGCCCTCGATCTCAGACAGGTCGGACGGGCCTCGGAGCTGGCGGCGGAACTGCTGAAACTGGCCACGGCCCACACCGAACGGGAAGAGGTGTTTCTTCGCCGGATCGGCTTCCCCGACGTCGAGCTGGTGACCAATCCGCAGAAGGAAAGCCTGACCCGCATCACCGAGTTGGTCTGCCAGTTCGACCAGAATACCGTTGCGGCCGACGACGCCATCTTGGAAATGCGCCTTTCCTTCATCGACTACCTGCTCAGTGCCGACATCAACTACAAGAGTTACGTGAAATCCAAAGGCTTGTCCGACTGCTAG
- a CDS encoding ABC transporter permease: MTGRLIQSVLVLLVMSFVVYGLMGLMPGDPIDLMIAGDPRLTPEDAVRLKVLYGLDRPWTERWLRWLGQVLQGELGYSRLYARPVLDAMAPALGNSALLMLSAMALSLSLAIPLGILASLRPGGLVDRLVNLAAFASVSVPVFWLGLMLIVVFAVSLGWLPAGGVESVGDGGPTDRLRHMVLPVSALALAGIGQATRHMRAAMIGEAGADYIRTARAKGCGPARIVLRHQLRNALLPITTIIALEFGGLFSGALITETVFAWPGMGRLIYEAVMGNDFNLALSGLLLATAMTLAGSILADMAYQRLDPRIGKP, from the coding sequence GTGACCGGAAGGCTGATCCAGTCGGTCCTCGTGCTGCTGGTCATGTCCTTCGTGGTCTACGGCCTGATGGGCCTGATGCCCGGCGACCCCATCGACCTGATGATCGCCGGCGATCCCCGCCTGACGCCCGAAGACGCCGTGCGGCTGAAAGTCCTTTACGGCCTGGACCGCCCCTGGACCGAGCGCTGGCTGCGCTGGCTGGGGCAAGTGCTCCAGGGCGAGCTGGGCTATTCCCGCCTCTATGCCCGTCCGGTTCTCGACGCCATGGCTCCGGCCCTGGGCAACAGCGCCCTGCTGATGCTGTCGGCCATGGCGCTGTCCCTGTCCCTGGCCATTCCGCTGGGCATTCTCGCCTCGCTGCGACCCGGCGGCCTGGTGGACCGGCTGGTCAACCTCGCGGCCTTCGCCTCGGTTTCCGTGCCGGTGTTCTGGCTGGGGCTGATGCTGATCGTGGTGTTCGCCGTGTCGCTGGGCTGGCTGCCGGCCGGCGGGGTGGAGAGCGTGGGCGACGGCGGCCCCACCGACCGGCTGCGCCATATGGTGCTGCCCGTCTCCGCCCTGGCCCTGGCCGGCATCGGACAGGCGACCCGGCACATGCGGGCGGCCATGATCGGCGAGGCGGGGGCCGATTACATCCGCACGGCGCGGGCCAAGGGCTGCGGTCCGGCCCGCATCGTGCTGCGGCACCAGTTGCGCAATGCCCTGCTGCCCATCACCACCATCATCGCCCTGGAATTCGGAGGCCTGTTCTCCGGCGCGCTGATCACCGAGACGGTGTTCGCCTGGCCGGGCATGGGCCGGCTGATCTATGAAGCGGTGATGGGCAACGACTTCAATCTGGCCCTGTCGGGCCTGCTGCTGGCCACGGCCATGACCCTGGCAGGCTCGATCCTGGCCGACATGGCCTATCAGCGCCTTGACCCCAGGATCGGCAAGCCATGA
- a CDS encoding universal stress protein: MTYKDILVQVDDHPRARVRLELAAGLAARFQAHLIALNVRDQTLLPSHVTAQFGGDLDQFRAAGDAEAASRVMAMVESFDVPPGVTREWRDVTGPLSETVALHARYADLAVIGQAQAESSSPRLADELIMSVGRPVLVVPFAGRFPTLGRRVMVAWNGGREATRAIHDAMPLLVGAETVHVIAINPGHGMAGHGDVPGADICLHLSRHGVNAVCEHVASDDLNVGEMLLSRLADEDVDLMVMGGYGRSRLREMVLGGATRHMLDSMTVPVLFSH, from the coding sequence GTGACGTACAAGGATATCCTGGTCCAGGTTGACGATCATCCGCGCGCCCGGGTGCGGCTGGAACTGGCGGCCGGCCTTGCCGCCCGCTTTCAGGCTCATCTCATCGCGCTCAATGTGCGCGACCAGACATTGCTGCCCTCCCATGTGACCGCCCAGTTCGGGGGCGATCTCGACCAGTTCCGGGCCGCCGGCGATGCCGAGGCCGCGTCGCGGGTCATGGCCATGGTCGAGTCCTTCGACGTTCCCCCTGGGGTGACCCGGGAATGGCGCGACGTCACCGGCCCGCTGTCGGAAACCGTGGCGCTGCACGCCCGCTATGCCGATCTGGCGGTGATCGGGCAGGCCCAGGCCGAGTCTTCCTCACCCCGTCTGGCCGACGAGTTGATCATGTCGGTAGGCCGCCCGGTGCTGGTGGTGCCCTTCGCCGGGCGCTTCCCCACCCTGGGGCGGCGGGTGATGGTGGCCTGGAATGGCGGCCGCGAGGCCACCCGCGCCATCCATGACGCCATGCCCCTGCTGGTCGGCGCGGAAACCGTGCATGTCATCGCCATCAATCCCGGCCACGGCATGGCCGGGCACGGGGACGTTCCGGGCGCCGACATCTGTCTGCACCTGTCGCGCCACGGGGTCAACGCCGTGTGCGAGCACGTGGCCTCGGACGACCTCAATGTGGGCGAGATGCTGCTGTCGCGGCTGGCCGACGAGGATGTGGACCTGATGGTCATGGGCGGCTATGGCCGCTCGCGCCTGCGCGAGATGGTTCTGGGCGGCGCCACCCGGCACATGCTGGATTCCATGACGGTGCCGGTGCTGTTCAGCCACTGA
- the murA gene encoding UDP-N-acetylglucosamine 1-carboxyvinyltransferase, with product MDRIRIVGGTPLKGTITIGGAKNAALALMPACLLTEETLALSNLPHLVDITTMANLLAQHGVTMALNGDAANGGHTGRVLELTAAHIGNTTAPYDLVRKMRASVLVLGPLLARFGEARVSLPGGCAIGTRPVDLHLKALEQMGAKIELDGGYIIASVQGRLKGAHVIFPQITVGGTENILMAATLAEGETVIANAAREPEITDLAECLVAMGAKIEGIGTGTLKVQGVERLHGAEYSVVPDRIETGTYAVAAAITRGDIELVGARFDLMESVNKVLTECGVHVEETPRGMRVRADQGEITGVDIMTEPYPGFPTDMQAQLMALMSTAKGASMITETIFENRFMHVPEMTRMGARINVHGSSAIVRGAPKLSGAQVMATDLRASVSLVLAALAAEGETIVNRVYHLDRGYERVEEKLAACGAKIERLKDGVAE from the coding sequence ATGGACAGGATCCGCATTGTCGGCGGGACGCCGCTCAAGGGCACCATCACCATCGGCGGCGCCAAGAACGCCGCCCTGGCGCTGATGCCCGCCTGCCTGCTGACCGAGGAAACCCTGGCGCTGTCCAACCTGCCCCATCTGGTGGATATCACCACCATGGCCAATTTGTTGGCCCAGCACGGGGTGACCATGGCGTTGAACGGTGACGCCGCCAATGGCGGACATACGGGCCGCGTCCTGGAGCTGACCGCCGCCCATATCGGCAACACCACGGCGCCTTATGATCTGGTGCGCAAGATGCGCGCTTCGGTGCTGGTGCTGGGGCCGCTGCTGGCCCGCTTCGGCGAGGCCCGGGTGTCGCTTCCCGGCGGCTGCGCCATCGGCACCCGCCCCGTCGACCTGCACCTGAAGGCGCTGGAGCAGATGGGCGCCAAGATCGAGCTGGACGGCGGCTACATCATCGCCTCCGTCCAAGGCCGCCTCAAGGGCGCCCACGTCATCTTCCCGCAGATCACCGTGGGCGGCACCGAGAACATCCTGATGGCCGCCACCCTGGCCGAGGGCGAGACGGTGATCGCCAACGCCGCGCGCGAGCCCGAGATCACCGATCTGGCCGAATGCCTGGTGGCCATGGGCGCCAAGATCGAGGGCATCGGCACCGGCACCCTGAAGGTCCAGGGCGTCGAGCGCCTGCACGGCGCCGAATACTCCGTGGTCCCCGACCGCATCGAGACCGGCACCTATGCGGTGGCCGCCGCCATCACCCGAGGCGATATCGAGCTGGTGGGCGCCCGCTTCGATCTGATGGAATCCGTCAACAAGGTGCTGACGGAATGCGGCGTCCACGTGGAGGAAACGCCGCGTGGCATGCGGGTGCGCGCCGATCAGGGCGAGATCACCGGCGTCGACATCATGACCGAGCCCTATCCCGGCTTTCCCACCGACATGCAGGCCCAGTTGATGGCCCTGATGTCCACGGCCAAGGGCGCCTCCATGATCACCGAGACCATCTTCGAGAACCGCTTCATGCATGTTCCCGAGATGACCCGCATGGGGGCGCGCATCAACGTCCACGGCTCGTCGGCCATCGTGCGCGGCGCTCCCAAGCTGTCGGGCGCCCAGGTGATGGCCACCGATCTGCGCGCCTCGGTCTCCCTGGTCCTGGCCGCCCTGGCCGCCGAGGGCGAGACCATCGTCAACCGCGTCTACCACCTGGACCGCGGCTACGAGCGGGTCGAGGAAAAGCTGGCCGCCTGCGGCGCGAAGATCGAACGCCTCAAGGACGGCGTGGCGGAGTAG
- a CDS encoding cache domain-containing protein: MKFLKVLSVAVIAAAVAAGAALAQAKKPTQDEVKAIAVKAADFIAAKGVDEAAKAFTTEGEFKFGEIYVNVIDAQGNWVIYPPKPENKGKSVLNFIDEDGKELGKDILNTGLKGEGWTEYRWKNPATNTIQPKITYVKKVPGKDLIAYVGIYK, translated from the coding sequence ATGAAATTTCTGAAAGTTCTGAGCGTTGCCGTGATCGCGGCGGCCGTGGCCGCCGGTGCCGCTCTCGCCCAGGCGAAGAAGCCGACCCAGGACGAGGTCAAGGCCATCGCTGTCAAGGCCGCCGATTTCATCGCCGCCAAGGGCGTCGACGAGGCCGCCAAGGCCTTTACCACCGAGGGTGAGTTCAAGTTCGGCGAGATCTACGTCAACGTCATCGATGCCCAGGGGAATTGGGTGATCTATCCGCCCAAGCCCGAGAACAAGGGCAAGAGCGTCCTGAACTTCATCGATGAGGACGGCAAGGAACTGGGCAAGGACATCCTCAACACCGGCCTGAAGGGCGAGGGGTGGACCGAGTATCGCTGGAAGAACCCCGCGACCAACACCATCCAGCCCAAGATCACCTACGTGAAGAAGGTGCCGGGCAAGGATCTCATCGCCTATGTCGGCATCTACAAGTAA
- a CDS encoding CYTH and CHAD domain-containing protein translates to MDGREIELKLALAPEDLARIAQRPCLSAGRLAEPTSKRLSSIYFDTPDFILAAQGIAVRVRRTGSGFVQTVKTAGTSVSGLFDRDEWEVPVPSSELNAEQLRLTGLAAFADGELADRLSPVFATEVERSLFRLGGDGWEAEVALDRGAVIAGDRREEISEVELELVSGTPAHLFQLAAGILEEAAARPMCLSKSERGYNLAAGKTAPVVKAKSPSLSTAMTVEDSFRAIARACLEHLMLNERCLLATEAGEAIHQMRVAMRRLRSAIKVFKTVTAGADLARVKDDLRWLLGHLGPARDAEVFLSEIVAPVMAAHPDDAGLAALHAHWRKDREAKLAAAIAAVKSRRYAAMILNLGRWVETGDWQAPTHGGPRRRLAEPIAAFAARRVSKAVRNLLREGGESLSRLSPEQRHAVRIRGKQVRYAGEFFASLVPRKTTKVFLAELSELQDVLGQLNDIAVAGPKLSGRGAETGSSRAAGLVAGWHQSRRSALLGAADKCWKRWRAMPVPWEEK, encoded by the coding sequence ATGGACGGCCGAGAAATCGAGTTGAAGCTGGCGCTGGCCCCCGAGGACTTGGCCCGCATCGCCCAGCGCCCCTGCCTGAGTGCCGGACGGCTGGCCGAGCCGACGTCCAAGCGCCTGTCCTCGATCTATTTCGATACACCCGACTTCATCCTGGCGGCCCAGGGCATCGCCGTCCGGGTGCGGCGAACCGGCTCCGGCTTCGTGCAGACGGTGAAGACTGCCGGAACCTCGGTGTCCGGCCTGTTCGATCGCGACGAGTGGGAAGTGCCGGTACCGTCTTCCGAGCTGAACGCGGAACAATTGCGCCTGACCGGCCTTGCCGCCTTTGCCGACGGGGAACTGGCCGACCGCCTGTCGCCGGTTTTCGCCACCGAGGTGGAGCGCAGCCTGTTCCGCCTGGGCGGCGACGGCTGGGAGGCCGAGGTGGCGCTGGACCGGGGCGCGGTCATCGCCGGCGACCGGCGCGAAGAGATTTCCGAGGTGGAATTGGAGCTGGTCAGCGGCACCCCTGCCCACCTGTTCCAACTGGCCGCCGGCATCCTGGAAGAAGCGGCGGCGCGGCCCATGTGCCTGTCCAAATCGGAACGGGGATACAATCTGGCGGCCGGCAAGACCGCGCCGGTGGTCAAGGCCAAGTCCCCCTCCCTCTCCACCGCCATGACGGTGGAAGACTCCTTCCGGGCCATCGCGCGCGCCTGCCTCGAGCATCTGATGCTCAACGAGCGCTGCCTGCTGGCCACCGAAGCGGGCGAGGCCATTCATCAGATGCGGGTCGCCATGCGCCGCCTGCGCTCGGCCATCAAGGTCTTCAAGACCGTTACCGCCGGTGCGGACCTGGCGCGGGTCAAGGACGACCTGCGCTGGCTGCTGGGCCATCTGGGCCCGGCCCGCGATGCCGAGGTCTTCCTGTCGGAAATCGTCGCTCCGGTCATGGCCGCCCATCCCGACGATGCCGGACTAGCCGCCCTGCACGCCCATTGGCGCAAGGACCGCGAGGCCAAGCTGGCCGCCGCCATCGCAGCAGTGAAATCCCGGCGCTACGCGGCCATGATCCTCAACCTGGGGCGCTGGGTTGAAACCGGCGACTGGCAGGCCCCGACCCATGGCGGGCCACGCCGCCGGCTGGCCGAGCCCATCGCCGCCTTCGCCGCCCGTCGTGTCAGCAAGGCCGTCCGAAACCTGCTGAGGGAAGGCGGCGAATCCCTGTCACGGCTTTCGCCCGAACAGCGGCACGCGGTGCGCATCCGCGGCAAGCAGGTGCGCTATGCCGGCGAGTTCTTCGCCTCGCTGGTGCCGCGCAAGACCACCAAGGTCTTCCTGGCCGAGTTGTCGGAATTACAAGATGTCCTGGGCCAACTCAACGATATCGCCGTGGCGGGACCCAAGCTGTCGGGGCGCGGCGCCGAAACGGGCTCGTCCCGCGCTGCCGGACTGGTCGCCGGCTGGCATCAGAGCCGCCGCTCGGCCCTGCTGGGGGCGGCGGACAAGTGCTGGAAGCGCTGGCGCGCCATGCCGGTGCCCTGGGAGGAGAAATAG
- a CDS encoding ABC transporter permease subunit codes for MGNIILIESALSFLGLGIRPPLASWGNMLTGAMDVVWSAPLMAFWPGAAIFATVLGFNLLGDGLQRALDPKGQTALSG; via the coding sequence GTGGGCAACATCATCCTGATCGAAAGCGCCCTGTCCTTCCTGGGCCTCGGCATCCGCCCACCCCTGGCGTCATGGGGCAACATGCTGACCGGGGCCATGGACGTCGTCTGGAGCGCCCCACTGATGGCCTTCTGGCCGGGCGCCGCCATCTTCGCCACCGTGCTGGGCTTCAACCTGCTGGGCGATGGATTGCAGCGGGCCCTGGACCCCAAGGGGCAGACCGCCCTCAGTGGCTGA
- a CDS encoding ABC transporter permease: MKAGAAILLLLLAAILAAPWLLPAPEALDLASRFEPPSLVHPLGTDDLGRDIGARLAQGGLISLSVAAITALLAASIGTVIGLLAGYHGGKADALLMRLTDGVMSLPLLPLLIVLAAADPAKLGVPPAMTESEVFAVLRPAVIIACVAWTGVARLVRAATLSVRTRDFVRAAEAMGARPGRIMLRHILPNVASPMVVAPPCRWATSS, from the coding sequence ATGAAGGCCGGGGCCGCCATCCTGTTGCTGTTGCTGGCCGCGATTCTGGCGGCGCCCTGGCTGCTGCCGGCTCCCGAAGCGCTGGATCTGGCCAGCCGCTTCGAGCCGCCCTCCCTGGTCCACCCGCTGGGCACAGACGATCTCGGCCGCGACATCGGCGCCCGGCTGGCCCAGGGCGGGCTGATCTCGCTGAGCGTCGCCGCCATCACCGCCCTGCTGGCGGCCTCGATCGGCACGGTGATCGGCCTGCTGGCCGGCTATCATGGCGGAAAGGCCGACGCCCTGCTGATGCGCCTCACCGACGGCGTGATGTCGCTGCCGCTGCTGCCGCTGCTGATCGTGCTGGCTGCCGCCGACCCAGCCAAGCTGGGCGTGCCGCCCGCCATGACGGAGTCGGAAGTCTTCGCCGTGCTGCGCCCCGCCGTGATCATCGCCTGCGTCGCCTGGACCGGGGTGGCGCGGCTGGTGCGGGCCGCCACGCTTTCGGTGCGCACCAGGGACTTCGTGCGCGCAGCCGAGGCCATGGGCGCCCGGCCCGGCCGGATCATGCTGCGCCACATCCTCCCCAATGTGGCCTCGCCCATGGTGGTGGCACCACCCTGTCGGTGGGCAACATCATCCTGA
- a CDS encoding methyl-accepting chemotaxis protein gives MFEPLIAILRRTSLAARITVAPFLVLALTGILLVMADRQAATALSAIDSIHLQAAERRNQVDDLIATIYQTHSDVSRHLALVDSGTSEAKLEAMRKAIGANLAKAGGLIDKLKADPAAAEAMADIQTRLATYAKAVAQMNDMAQSDRLIAIPLMTHVDKQFAEMAAKIEAAQGLITAAAGNAAQATRDTAEAAGQRFWMVTAALMLVFVGISLLVVKSITGPLMHQVQAMRSISKGHLEVPVDGTEAGDEVGSMARALKVFKDNALETERLRAEQAGMAATAERAKRQALDTMAATVEREAAAAVGRVGEHTGAVSDRADEMQVSASRVDAKAQSVAAAAEQSLANAQTVAAAAEELTASIGQISSQIGHSAQVTRQAVSTAGRAQDTIGELTRAVARIGDVAALIADIASQTNLLALNATIEAARAGDAGKGFAVVANEVKNLANQTSKSTEEINRQVAEIRSVTDNTVVAVQDVIGAITEIEHIGETIAQAVGQQGEATQEIARNIVQTTAAAQEVSSNIGEVSQEAANTGEHAARVREMAREVSSSIADLQQVLVQVVHDSVRKAG, from the coding sequence ATGTTCGAGCCCTTGATCGCGATTTTGCGCCGCACATCCCTGGCCGCCCGCATTACGGTGGCGCCATTCTTGGTTTTGGCGCTGACCGGCATTCTGCTGGTGATGGCGGACAGGCAGGCCGCAACCGCCTTGTCCGCCATCGACTCCATCCACCTGCAGGCGGCCGAGCGACGCAATCAGGTGGATGATCTGATTGCGACCATCTACCAGACCCATTCCGACGTTTCCCGCCACCTCGCCCTGGTGGATTCCGGGACCTCGGAGGCCAAGCTGGAGGCCATGCGCAAGGCCATCGGCGCCAATCTGGCCAAGGCCGGCGGTCTCATCGACAAGCTGAAGGCCGATCCCGCCGCCGCCGAGGCCATGGCCGACATTCAGACCCGTCTGGCCACCTATGCCAAGGCGGTGGCGCAGATGAACGACATGGCCCAGTCCGACCGGCTCATCGCCATTCCGCTGATGACCCATGTGGACAAGCAATTCGCCGAAATGGCCGCCAAGATCGAGGCCGCCCAGGGCCTGATCACCGCCGCCGCCGGCAACGCCGCCCAGGCGACCCGCGATACGGCCGAGGCGGCGGGCCAAAGGTTCTGGATGGTGACCGCCGCCCTGATGCTGGTGTTCGTCGGCATTTCCCTGCTGGTGGTCAAAAGCATCACCGGCCCCCTGATGCATCAGGTCCAGGCCATGCGCTCCATCTCCAAGGGCCATCTGGAGGTTCCGGTGGACGGGACAGAGGCCGGGGACGAAGTGGGCTCCATGGCCCGCGCCCTGAAGGTCTTCAAGGATAATGCCCTGGAAACCGAGCGCCTGCGCGCCGAGCAGGCCGGCATGGCCGCCACCGCCGAGCGCGCCAAGCGCCAGGCCCTCGACACCATGGCCGCCACGGTGGAGCGCGAGGCCGCCGCCGCCGTGGGCCGGGTGGGCGAGCATACCGGGGCCGTTTCCGACCGCGCCGACGAAATGCAGGTCTCCGCCAGCCGGGTGGACGCCAAGGCGCAAAGCGTCGCCGCCGCCGCCGAGCAATCCCTGGCCAATGCCCAGACGGTTGCCGCCGCAGCCGAGGAACTGACCGCCTCCATCGGTCAGATCAGCAGCCAGATCGGCCATTCCGCCCAGGTGACCCGTCAGGCGGTCAGCACCGCCGGGCGCGCCCAGGACACCATCGGGGAACTGACCCGGGCCGTGGCCCGCATCGGCGACGTGGCCGCCCTGATCGCCGACATCGCGTCCCAGACCAATCTTCTGGCGCTGAACGCTACCATCGAGGCGGCCCGGGCCGGTGATGCCGGCAAGGGCTTCGCCGTGGTCGCCAACGAGGTCAAGAACCTCGCCAACCAGACCTCGAAATCCACCGAGGAGATTAACCGTCAGGTGGCCGAAATCCGCTCGGTGACCGATAACACTGTGGTGGCGGTCCAAGACGTGATCGGCGCCATCACCGAGATCGAGCATATCGGCGAGACCATCGCCCAGGCCGTGGGGCAGCAGGGCGAGGCCACCCAGGAAATCGCCCGCAACATCGTCCAGACCACGGCGGCCGCCCAGGAAGTTTCCAGCAATATCGGCGAGGTCTCGCAAGAGGCCGCCAATACCGGCGAGCACGCCGCCCGGGTGCGCGAGATGGCCCGCGAGGTGTCGTCCTCCATCGCCGATCTGCAGCAGGTGCTGGTCCAGGTGGTGCACGACAGCGTCAGGAAGGCGGGGTAG
- a CDS encoding peptide ABC transporter substrate-binding protein: MFKRLAPALLSVMLAAPAWARDELAIGITQFPATLNPSIESMLAKTYVLAFAHRPITAYDASWQLTCLLCETLPTIENGLAKVETLAGGKRGIAATYTLRADARWADGKPVTSDDVVFSWEVGRHPQSGVAAAELFRRITRVEVKDARTFTLHVDKLTFDYNAINDLRLLPAHIEGPRFKSAPAEYRNRTAYDQDSTNPGLYNGPYRITSVVQGSHVVLEPNAHWGGAKPAFRRIVVKAIENTASLEANLLSGGIDMIAGELGLPLEQSLAFEKRHGARFAVITKPSLTYEHLDINLGSPILAVPEIRRALLLGLDRETISRQLFEGRQIVAESLVPPLDWVFAADLPKATFDPARAAVLLDQAGWKPGPGGIRVNAKGERLSLELVTTAGNRSRELVAQVMQSQWKKIGVELRLKTEPPRVLFGDTVTRRKFPHMALFAWYSAPESVPRSMLHSSMIPNGANNWSGQNYTGYASPAMDRLIDAVEVEPDKDKRRLLWREIQALYAADLPALPLFFRSDSFILPKGLKGLEPTGHQDPSPYWVENWRWE, translated from the coding sequence ATGTTCAAGCGCCTCGCCCCAGCCCTTCTCTCGGTCATGCTCGCCGCCCCCGCCTGGGCCAGGGACGAGCTGGCCATCGGCATCACCCAATTTCCGGCGACGCTGAACCCGTCCATCGAATCCATGCTGGCCAAGACCTATGTGCTGGCCTTTGCCCATCGCCCCATCACCGCCTATGACGCGTCGTGGCAGCTGACCTGCCTGCTGTGCGAGACGCTGCCCACCATCGAGAACGGCTTGGCCAAGGTGGAGACCCTGGCGGGCGGCAAGAGGGGCATCGCCGCCACCTACACGCTGCGGGCCGACGCCCGCTGGGCCGACGGCAAGCCAGTGACCAGCGACGACGTGGTGTTCAGTTGGGAGGTGGGGCGCCATCCCCAGTCGGGCGTGGCGGCGGCCGAGCTGTTCCGCCGCATCACCAGGGTCGAGGTCAAGGACGCCCGCACCTTCACCCTGCACGTGGACAAGCTGACCTTCGACTACAACGCCATCAACGATCTGCGGCTGCTGCCCGCCCATATCGAGGGGCCGCGCTTCAAAAGCGCCCCCGCCGAGTACCGCAACCGCACCGCCTACGACCAGGATTCCACCAATCCCGGCCTCTATAACGGCCCCTACCGCATCACTTCGGTGGTCCAGGGCAGCCACGTGGTGCTGGAGCCCAATGCCCATTGGGGCGGCGCCAAGCCCGCCTTCAGGCGCATTGTCGTCAAGGCCATCGAGAACACCGCCTCGCTGGAGGCCAACCTGCTGTCGGGCGGCATCGACATGATCGCCGGCGAGTTGGGCCTGCCGCTGGAGCAGTCCCTGGCCTTCGAGAAGCGCCACGGCGCCCGCTTTGCCGTCATCACCAAGCCCAGCCTGACCTACGAGCATCTGGATATCAACCTGGGCTCGCCCATCCTGGCCGTCCCCGAAATCCGCCGCGCCCTGCTGCTGGGCCTGGATCGCGAGACCATCTCGCGCCAATTGTTCGAGGGCCGCCAGATCGTCGCCGAATCCCTGGTGCCGCCGCTGGACTGGGTGTTCGCCGCCGATCTGCCCAAGGCGACCTTCGATCCGGCCCGCGCCGCCGTCCTGCTGGATCAGGCGGGGTGGAAACCGGGGCCCGGCGGCATCCGGGTCAACGCCAAGGGCGAGCGCCTGTCGCTGGAACTGGTCACCACCGCCGGCAACCGCTCACGCGAGCTGGTGGCGCAGGTGATGCAATCCCAGTGGAAGAAGATCGGCGTCGAGCTTCGTCTGAAGACCGAGCCGCCCCGCGTGCTGTTCGGTGACACGGTGACCCGGCGCAAATTCCCCCACATGGCGCTGTTCGCCTGGTATTCGGCCCCGGAAAGCGTGCCGCGCTCGATGCTCCATTCCAGCATGATCCCCAATGGAGCCAACAACTGGTCGGGACAGAATTACACCGGCTACGCCAGCCCGGCCATGGACAGGCTGATCGACGCGGTCGAGGTGGAGCCGGACAAGGACAAGCGCAGGCTTCTGTGGCGGGAGATTCAGGCGCTCTATGCCGCCGACCTGCCCGCCTTGCCACTGTTCTTCAGATCGGATTCCTTCATCCTGCCCAAAGGACTGAAGGGGCTGGAACCCACCGGCCACCAGGACCCCTCTCCCTATTGGGTGGAGAACTGGCGGTGGGAGTGA
- the panE gene encoding 2-dehydropantoate 2-reductase, producing MRVLVLGAGATGGYFGGRLAEAGVDVTFLVRPKRAALLAEKGLRIESPHGDSTRPVKTVTAETLSGHWDAVLLSCKAYDLEESIKAIAPAVGPDSMVVPILNGLAHYGPLDAAFGAGRVIGGLCHIFSTLGADGEIRHMNTIHRITFGERSGGTSARTEALAQAFAGANCETRHSSEIMQEAWEKYVLLTPMAAMTCLMRASIGTIMATGEGEALMRETFEECAAVASRAGHGPRPEARDLALGFLTQKGSAMTASMLRDLEGGGPTEGEHIVGDMLRRAGAAGVAAPMLRVALTHLRAYEIRRKG from the coding sequence ATGCGGGTCCTGGTTCTGGGTGCGGGAGCGACGGGGGGATATTTCGGCGGACGGCTGGCGGAGGCCGGGGTGGACGTCACCTTCCTGGTGCGTCCCAAGCGTGCCGCCTTACTGGCCGAGAAGGGATTGCGCATCGAAAGCCCCCACGGAGATTCCACCCGCCCGGTCAAGACGGTCACCGCCGAAACCCTGTCGGGGCATTGGGACGCCGTCCTGCTGTCGTGCAAGGCTTATGACCTGGAAGAGTCCATCAAGGCCATCGCGCCGGCGGTGGGGCCGGACAGCATGGTCGTGCCCATCTTGAACGGCCTTGCCCATTACGGCCCGCTGGACGCGGCCTTTGGGGCGGGGCGGGTGATCGGCGGGTTGTGCCACATCTTCTCGACCCTGGGCGCCGATGGCGAGATCCGGCATATGAACACTATCCACCGCATCACCTTCGGCGAGCGGTCGGGCGGCACCTCGGCGCGGACCGAGGCGCTGGCCCAGGCCTTCGCCGGGGCTAATTGCGAGACGCGCCATTCGTCCGAGATCATGCAGGAAGCCTGGGAGAAGTATGTGCTTCTCACCCCCATGGCCGCCATGACCTGCCTGATGCGGGCCAGTATCGGCACCATCATGGCCACCGGGGAGGGCGAGGCGCTGATGCGCGAGACCTTCGAGGAATGCGCCGCCGTGGCGTCACGGGCCGGGCACGGGCCGCGCCCCGAGGCCCGGGACCTGGCCCTGGGCTTCCTGACCCAGAAGGGCTCGGCCATGACGGCGTCCATGCTGCGCGACCTGGAGGGCGGCGGCCCCACCGAGGGCGAGCACATCGTCGGCGACATGCTGCGCCGCGCCGGGGCGGCCGGAGTGGCGGCCCCCATGCTGCGGGTGGCCCTGACCCATCTGCGGGCCTACGAGATCAGGCGGAAGGGATAG